From Acidimicrobiales bacterium, one genomic window encodes:
- a CDS encoding potassium channel protein: MSAKPDGRAEPPAPSAGSMRKMVAGITILVAVCVTGVLGYLAAGWSVKDSTYMVVITIFGVGYGEVRPVDTWSVRALTGFVIVAGYGAVIYTVGGFIQMVIDGQLNQAFGARKIRKEIGKMEGHTIICGHGRMGSSLAAELHAAGHTFVAIDADPHTVERARTRYANVIEGDASDEEVLALAGVDRAGVLATVLSEDASNVFVTLTARAMNPNLTIIARGENRHTETKLRTCGADKVVLPTDIGATRISQLIVRPTAEEMLDSIGSTGDLDLVQLGLEFDEIELHASSPLANRVIGDLEVRGAYGYLIVAVRGVDGTTVMHPPPDLRLAIGDRLIVLGYEDDLPQLGSKTPTRTITYRGVTSEV, encoded by the coding sequence ATGAGTGCCAAACCCGATGGGCGCGCCGAGCCCCCGGCGCCGTCGGCCGGTTCGATGCGAAAGATGGTTGCGGGCATCACCATCCTCGTCGCGGTGTGTGTGACCGGCGTGCTCGGCTATCTCGCCGCCGGCTGGTCGGTGAAGGACTCGACCTACATGGTCGTCATCACCATCTTCGGCGTGGGCTACGGCGAGGTCCGCCCCGTGGACACCTGGTCGGTGCGGGCGCTCACCGGCTTCGTCATCGTCGCCGGCTACGGCGCTGTGATCTACACGGTCGGCGGCTTCATCCAGATGGTCATCGACGGCCAGCTCAACCAGGCGTTCGGCGCTCGCAAGATACGAAAGGAGATCGGCAAGATGGAAGGGCACACGATCATCTGCGGTCATGGACGGATGGGCTCCTCGCTGGCCGCCGAGCTCCATGCCGCCGGGCACACCTTCGTGGCGATCGACGCCGACCCGCACACCGTCGAGCGCGCCCGGACCCGCTACGCCAACGTGATCGAGGGCGACGCATCCGATGAAGAGGTGCTCGCGCTCGCAGGGGTCGACCGCGCCGGGGTGTTGGCCACCGTGCTGTCGGAGGATGCCTCGAACGTGTTCGTGACCCTCACCGCCCGAGCCATGAACCCGAATCTGACGATCATCGCCCGCGGCGAGAACCGGCACACGGAGACCAAGCTACGCACGTGCGGCGCCGACAAGGTCGTCCTCCCGACCGACATCGGGGCGACCCGGATCTCGCAGCTGATCGTGCGCCCGACGGCCGAGGAGATGCTCGACTCGATCGGGTCCACCGGCGACCTGGATCTCGTGCAGCTGGGCCTGGAGTTCGACGAGATCGAGTTGCACGCCTCGTCGCCGCTGGCCAACCGGGTGATCGGTGACCTCGAGGTACGGGGCGCCTACGGCTATCTCATCGTGGCCGTGCGCGGCGTCGACGGCACCACGGTGATGCACCCGCCGCCCGACCTGCGGCTGGCGATCGGCGACCGCCTGATCGTGCTCGGCTACGAGGACGACCTTCCCCAGCTCGGATCGAAGACGCCGACGCGCACGATCACCTACCGGGGCGTGACCTCCGAGGTGTGA
- a CDS encoding glutamine synthetase III, whose protein sequence is MSGNEIRLQAINEVTNRGVVPTPAAGGPLSEIWATDVFNLATMEESLSKNAFKAMKAAVQTGAPLDPATADVVAAAMKDWALSKGVKFFSHVFYPLTNITAEKHDGFIVTNSDGNAITEFTGSLLIKGEPDGSSFPNGSLRTTNAARGYTAWDPTSPAYVKHTANGATLMIPSVFMAWTGESLDKKIPLLRSNAAMDKAAQRVLTLMGETDIETLNSSCGAEQEYFLVDAHFANSRPDLLLAGRTLFGAPSAKGQEFDDHYFGAIPERVQVFMQDFEDKLFRLGIPAKTHHNEVAPGQFEIAPYFEAANVAADHQQLMMTIMQSTAKAHGFMCLLHEKPFAGINGSGKHVNWSVGNSTQGNLLDPGNTPAENLHFLLFCGAVIRGVHLFGPLLRAVIASASNDHRLGANEAPPAILSVYLGEQLEAVFNDIKAGTASELAEGGVMDLGLAQILPFQRDPGDRNRTSPFAFTGNRFEFRAVGSSHSVAGPLVAMNTMLADSLNWVADKLEEALGTGIGTAEAVATVLKELMELHSDVIFGGDGYSEAWHRAAVEERGLRNLPTSADALPVLMEDDVVALFERTEVLSPVELESRYEVYAEQYILSIGVEAKLVVELAKTWLYPATMSYLADLTSTMKRASGLGVDLDTSIVKSLGGEADAMMSAANELAEAIGFHDFDTTEAHMRYCADTIRGLMDTVRLHADRLEAEVADEYWPLPKYREMLFIK, encoded by the coding sequence ATGAGTGGCAACGAAATCCGGCTCCAGGCCATCAACGAAGTGACCAACCGCGGCGTCGTCCCGACACCCGCCGCCGGCGGGCCGCTCAGCGAGATCTGGGCGACCGACGTGTTCAACCTCGCCACGATGGAGGAGTCGCTGTCGAAGAACGCGTTCAAGGCGATGAAGGCGGCGGTGCAGACCGGCGCACCCCTCGACCCGGCGACGGCCGATGTCGTCGCCGCGGCGATGAAGGACTGGGCGTTGTCCAAGGGCGTCAAGTTCTTCTCGCACGTCTTCTACCCGCTGACCAACATCACCGCGGAGAAGCACGACGGATTCATCGTCACGAACTCCGACGGCAACGCGATCACCGAGTTCACCGGCAGCCTGCTCATCAAGGGCGAGCCCGACGGATCGTCGTTCCCCAACGGGAGCCTGCGCACGACCAACGCCGCCCGCGGCTACACGGCCTGGGACCCGACGAGTCCCGCCTACGTGAAGCACACGGCCAACGGCGCCACGCTCATGATCCCTTCGGTCTTCATGGCATGGACCGGCGAGTCGCTCGACAAGAAGATCCCACTCCTGCGCTCGAATGCCGCCATGGACAAGGCCGCGCAACGGGTCCTGACCCTCATGGGCGAGACCGACATCGAAACCCTGAACTCGAGCTGTGGCGCCGAGCAGGAGTACTTCCTCGTCGACGCCCACTTCGCGAACAGCCGGCCCGATCTCCTGCTCGCCGGCCGGACGCTCTTCGGGGCGCCGTCGGCCAAGGGCCAGGAGTTCGACGACCACTACTTCGGGGCGATCCCCGAACGGGTGCAGGTCTTCATGCAGGACTTCGAGGACAAGCTCTTCCGCCTCGGCATTCCCGCCAAGACGCACCACAACGAGGTCGCCCCCGGCCAGTTCGAGATCGCCCCGTACTTCGAAGCCGCCAATGTGGCCGCCGATCATCAGCAATTGATGATGACGATCATGCAGTCGACGGCGAAGGCCCACGGGTTCATGTGCCTGCTCCACGAGAAGCCGTTCGCCGGCATCAACGGCTCGGGCAAGCACGTCAACTGGTCGGTCGGCAACTCGACCCAGGGCAACCTGCTCGACCCGGGCAACACTCCGGCCGAGAATCTGCACTTCCTCCTGTTCTGCGGGGCCGTCATCCGTGGCGTCCACCTGTTCGGACCCCTGCTGCGGGCCGTCATCGCCTCGGCCAGCAACGACCACCGGCTCGGTGCCAACGAGGCGCCACCGGCGATCCTCTCCGTGTACCTCGGCGAGCAGCTCGAGGCCGTGTTCAACGACATCAAGGCGGGGACGGCGTCGGAGCTCGCCGAGGGCGGGGTGATGGACCTCGGCCTCGCCCAGATCCTCCCCTTCCAGCGCGATCCCGGCGACCGCAACCGCACGTCGCCCTTCGCCTTCACCGGCAACCGGTTCGAATTCCGGGCCGTCGGCTCGTCGCACTCGGTGGCCGGCCCGCTCGTCGCGATGAACACGATGCTCGCCGATTCGCTCAACTGGGTCGCCGACAAGCTCGAGGAGGCGCTCGGCACCGGCATCGGAACCGCCGAAGCCGTCGCGACCGTGCTCAAGGAGCTGATGGAGCTGCACAGCGACGTCATCTTCGGCGGCGACGGCTACTCCGAGGCGTGGCACCGCGCCGCCGTCGAGGAGCGGGGCCTGCGCAACCTTCCGACGAGCGCCGACGCGCTCCCCGTGCTCATGGAGGACGACGTCGTCGCCCTGTTCGAACGCACCGAGGTGCTCTCCCCCGTCGAGCTCGAGTCGCGCTACGAGGTCTACGCGGAGCAGTACATCCTCTCGATCGGTGTCGAGGCCAAGCTGGTCGTGGAGCTGGCCAAGACCTGGCTCTACCCGGCGACGATGTCGTACCTGGCCGACCTGACCTCCACCATGAAGCGGGCGTCGGGCCTCGGTGTCGATCTCGACACCTCGATCGTGAAGTCGCTGGGCGGTGAGGCCGACGCCATGATGTCGGCCGCCAACGAACTGGCCGAGGCGATCGGCTTCCACGACTTCGACACCACCGAAGCGCACATGCGCTACTGCGCCGACACGATCCGGGGGCTGATGGACACCGTCCGGCTCCACGCCGACCGGCTGGAAGCCGAAGTGGCCGACGAGTACTGGCCGCTCCCGAAGTACCGGGAGATGTTGTTCATCAAGTGA
- a CDS encoding tyrosine-type recombinase/integrase, which translates to MAELRDVFEAKVDRTGEHHLWLGSRTKGGGGQIRVDGKLHTTARVAWFLEHGEPPAGSRIRSCPFDPLCVRVEHLSITASAAKTPASRAPRGSGSVTRVDRNKWKIVADAGRDTTGKRRRLTRTVLGTKSQANDALAALKVNLAEGRTRPTPAGGSLTVDDLIDWYIEFAREVRGLEHSTVFGYNDAYKKWLADEIGSHNADRLSPADLDNAFGRMRRAGLSHSRMNNARAVLSGAYKWGRRHHKVATNPVAGFELPISSKAPRTTATPEVEELLRILDGADEHDPDIAPILKLAATTGMRRGELAGLRRDRLHLDRNELVVDTAVNDAGGTIVIKPTKTKQSRVVSLDVGTIAMLAAHRDQMNQRAAECGVQIPVDGFVFSLDPTCAEPMRPEFMTRRMRQLRAALGIGTGDFDATILALRKWTSTELMDAGFNPSAVSERQGHTVQVMLTNYSGRRRSADKAAADHLGQQVHNR; encoded by the coding sequence ATGGCGGAACTCCGAGACGTCTTCGAGGCCAAGGTCGACCGCACGGGCGAACATCATTTGTGGCTCGGTTCGCGGACCAAAGGTGGTGGCGGCCAGATCCGCGTCGACGGAAAGCTCCACACCACCGCACGGGTCGCCTGGTTCCTCGAGCACGGCGAGCCACCGGCCGGCAGCCGAATCCGGTCGTGTCCGTTCGACCCGCTGTGTGTTCGAGTCGAGCATCTCTCGATCACCGCCAGCGCGGCAAAGACCCCCGCATCCCGAGCACCCCGAGGCAGCGGCTCGGTCACCCGCGTCGACCGCAACAAGTGGAAGATCGTCGCTGACGCCGGCCGCGACACCACCGGAAAACGCCGCCGTCTCACGCGCACTGTGCTCGGCACCAAGTCGCAAGCCAACGATGCGCTCGCCGCCCTGAAGGTCAACCTCGCCGAAGGCCGAACCCGGCCCACACCTGCCGGTGGTTCACTCACCGTCGACGACCTCATCGACTGGTACATCGAGTTCGCCCGCGAGGTCAGGGGTCTCGAGCATTCCACCGTCTTCGGCTACAACGACGCCTACAAGAAGTGGCTCGCCGACGAGATCGGCAGTCACAACGCCGACCGCCTCTCCCCCGCCGACCTCGACAACGCATTCGGCCGCATGCGCCGCGCCGGCCTCTCCCACAGCCGAATGAACAACGCCCGAGCAGTCCTGAGCGGCGCCTACAAATGGGGTCGCCGCCACCACAAGGTCGCCACCAACCCCGTGGCCGGATTCGAACTCCCAATCAGCTCCAAAGCTCCGAGGACGACCGCAACCCCAGAGGTCGAAGAACTTCTTCGGATTCTCGACGGCGCGGACGAGCACGACCCCGACATCGCACCGATCCTGAAGCTCGCCGCCACCACCGGCATGCGCCGCGGCGAACTCGCAGGGCTACGGCGCGACCGACTCCACCTCGACCGCAACGAACTCGTCGTCGACACCGCCGTGAACGACGCCGGGGGCACGATCGTCATCAAACCAACCAAGACGAAACAGAGCCGCGTCGTCAGTCTCGACGTCGGAACCATCGCGATGCTCGCCGCCCATCGTGACCAGATGAATCAGCGAGCCGCCGAATGCGGAGTCCAGATTCCCGTTGACGGGTTCGTCTTCAGTCTCGACCCGACCTGCGCCGAACCGATGCGGCCCGAGTTCATGACCCGACGCATGCGCCAACTTCGCGCCGCCCTCGGCATTGGCACCGGAGACTTCGACGCAACCATCCTCGCCCTTCGCAAGTGGACGAGCACCGAGCTCATGGATGCAGGTTTCAACCCGTCCGCAGTCAGCGAACGCCAGGGCCACACCGTGCAGGTCATGCTGACCAACTACTCCGGAAGGCGCCGATCCGCCGACAAGGCCGCCGCGGACCACCTCGGCCAACAAGTCCACAACCGATAG
- the mobF gene encoding MobF family relaxase, whose product MTARVTTLKGVDAGAYYVEALPNYYLDSGEPAGVWHGRGAELLGLEGAIVDGEFMRVMAGLQPHAGAEVPLGRGYGDESVRGFDVTASAPKSVSTLFAIGDDQTRGEVLDAHDTAVATMLGWVEQQAHTRYRINGEVAVVDAQGIIAATFRQHTSRSLDPQLHTHVVIANKVRSPDGRWLALDARTLKLDQRTLSAIYHATLRSELTERLGVEWLPVENGIAEMAHMPDVVLEEFSTRTACVQRRIDEKIDRFIDTLERDPTPRERWRLEREAVIDSRPAKTHAVNAAELHAGWITQIEALGHTPAQLVHNAVDRIRGRVLDREIVAKMTAQAIAALSEKQSTWRPAQLTREIAAALPADVHVDPADMDPMLDGLTTIAIRDYCVDISRPIPDNVTLRRDGRPITESTADRALTTPAILAQEERLLAWAERRIAHEGTDSADAVERSSIDLTGPQAETAAAVAGDADLVLVVGPAGTGKTTALAPAVEQLRADGRPVFGVAPSAAAADVLASETGLAADTIDKLLTEHSLRRPPDHRYNLPAGATVIVDEAGMVATDRLDQLAALADDRGWRLALVGDPMQFSAVGRGGMFNHLIDTHGAIELDQVHRFTHDWERDASLRLRRGDPTVAEVYDLEGRLHGGTASRMDREALDAWWGARKRGETVVLAAPTNETVARLNHAAQQRRIDAGELDTRSRSIDAGGYQLHLGDEIATRRNHRQLHTDQGLMIRNRDQWTIDTIHRNGDLTVHGRSGTVRLPADYVQHHVELAYAQTSHATQGRTVDRSILVLDGPTDVRGIYVPMTRGRHHNDAYIATTGEDTALDIFTDAITHSWIDQPAFARQAELAGTNPHRPGNLPTHELQTLLAQQAQLIDTLTQLRTDMDQLPRAYQRAVDERDRTRTQLDASRERLQNAADTLAQHDRPFRRKGHENEIHSAQRAIESLADQIRDQSAQIDQLTDKIHDIDRRLHRAQNLDKTRPAMETQLADTDDRLGDDRRNRSRGIRREQPQRITESLGQRPAGGEPANAWDLAAGQLDQHQTAFGLEQGLGPARGPRLPLGFIHSRGLVEDANRGLDQAVSRQQQTAREIEGPALGIGR is encoded by the coding sequence GTGACGGCTCGGGTGACGACGTTGAAGGGCGTCGACGCGGGCGCGTACTACGTGGAGGCGTTGCCGAACTACTACCTCGATTCGGGCGAACCGGCCGGTGTGTGGCACGGCCGCGGGGCCGAGCTGTTGGGGCTCGAGGGCGCGATCGTCGACGGCGAGTTCATGCGAGTCATGGCCGGCCTGCAGCCTCATGCCGGCGCTGAGGTTCCGTTGGGTCGCGGGTATGGCGATGAGTCGGTTCGGGGGTTCGATGTGACGGCGTCGGCACCGAAGTCGGTGTCCACGCTGTTCGCGATCGGCGACGACCAAACTCGCGGCGAGGTGCTCGATGCGCACGACACGGCAGTGGCAACGATGCTGGGTTGGGTCGAGCAGCAGGCCCACACCCGCTACCGGATCAACGGCGAAGTGGCGGTCGTGGATGCGCAAGGGATCATCGCGGCGACGTTTCGTCAGCACACGTCACGATCACTCGACCCGCAGCTTCACACCCATGTGGTCATCGCCAACAAGGTTCGATCCCCCGACGGCCGCTGGCTGGCCCTCGACGCGCGGACGTTGAAGCTGGATCAGCGGACGTTGTCGGCGATCTATCACGCGACACTGCGCTCGGAGCTGACCGAGCGGCTCGGTGTCGAATGGCTACCGGTCGAGAACGGCATCGCGGAGATGGCCCATATGCCTGATGTGGTGTTGGAGGAGTTCTCGACTCGCACTGCCTGTGTGCAGCGTCGCATCGATGAGAAGATCGACCGGTTCATCGACACCCTCGAACGCGACCCGACACCGAGGGAACGGTGGCGGCTCGAGCGCGAAGCCGTCATCGACAGCCGACCAGCCAAGACCCACGCCGTCAACGCCGCCGAACTCCACGCCGGCTGGATCACACAGATCGAAGCGCTCGGCCACACCCCAGCTCAGCTTGTCCACAACGCGGTCGACCGAATCCGTGGTCGGGTGTTGGATCGTGAGATCGTCGCCAAGATGACGGCGCAGGCGATCGCGGCGCTGTCGGAGAAGCAATCGACGTGGCGGCCCGCCCAGTTGACCCGCGAGATCGCCGCCGCGCTCCCCGCTGACGTGCACGTCGATCCGGCCGACATGGACCCAATGCTCGACGGACTGACGACAATCGCCATTCGCGACTACTGCGTCGACATCTCCCGCCCCATCCCCGACAACGTGACGTTGCGTCGTGATGGCCGACCGATCACCGAGTCGACCGCCGACCGGGCCCTAACCACTCCGGCGATCCTCGCCCAAGAGGAACGGCTCCTCGCCTGGGCCGAGCGCCGAATAGCCCACGAAGGAACCGACTCCGCCGACGCAGTCGAACGCAGCAGCATCGACCTGACCGGCCCACAAGCCGAAACCGCCGCAGCGGTCGCCGGAGACGCCGACCTCGTCCTCGTGGTCGGCCCGGCCGGAACCGGCAAGACCACCGCGCTCGCACCCGCCGTCGAACAACTCCGAGCAGACGGTCGCCCCGTCTTCGGCGTCGCACCCTCAGCAGCGGCGGCCGACGTACTTGCATCCGAAACGGGCCTCGCGGCAGACACGATCGACAAGCTCCTCACCGAACACTCGCTACGCCGACCACCCGACCACCGCTACAACCTCCCGGCCGGAGCGACCGTGATCGTCGACGAGGCCGGCATGGTCGCCACCGACCGCCTCGACCAGCTCGCCGCGCTGGCCGACGATCGAGGCTGGCGCCTCGCGCTGGTCGGTGACCCGATGCAGTTCTCCGCCGTCGGACGCGGCGGCATGTTCAACCACCTCATCGACACCCACGGCGCCATCGAACTCGACCAGGTCCACCGCTTCACACACGACTGGGAACGCGACGCGTCCCTCCGGCTCCGCCGGGGCGACCCCACCGTTGCCGAGGTCTATGACCTCGAGGGCCGCCTCCACGGCGGCACCGCCTCCCGAATGGACCGCGAGGCCCTCGACGCCTGGTGGGGCGCCCGCAAACGCGGCGAGACCGTCGTGCTCGCCGCCCCCACCAACGAGACCGTCGCCCGCCTCAACCACGCCGCCCAACAACGACGCATCGACGCCGGCGAACTCGACACCCGGAGCCGCAGCATCGACGCCGGCGGCTACCAGCTCCACCTCGGCGACGAGATCGCCACCCGCCGCAACCACCGCCAACTCCACACCGACCAAGGCCTCATGATCCGCAACCGCGACCAATGGACCATCGACACCATCCACCGCAACGGCGACCTCACCGTGCACGGACGATCCGGCACCGTTCGCCTCCCCGCCGACTACGTCCAACACCACGTCGAGCTGGCCTACGCCCAAACCAGCCACGCCACCCAAGGCCGCACCGTCGACCGGTCCATCCTCGTCCTCGACGGACCCACCGACGTCCGCGGCATCTACGTCCCCATGACCCGCGGCCGCCACCACAACGACGCCTACATCGCCACAACCGGCGAAGACACCGCTCTCGACATCTTCACCGACGCCATCACCCACAGCTGGATCGACCAACCCGCCTTCGCCCGCCAAGCCGAACTCGCCGGCACCAACCCCCACCGCCCCGGCAACCTCCCCACGCACGAACTCCAGACGCTGCTCGCCCAGCAGGCACAGCTGATCGACACCCTGACCCAACTGCGCACCGACATGGATCAGCTACCCCGCGCTTACCAGAGAGCGGTCGACGAACGAGACCGCACTCGAACGCAACTCGATGCTTCTCGCGAGCGACTGCAGAACGCAGCCGACACCCTTGCTCAACACGATCGGCCCTTCCGCCGCAAGGGTCACGAGAACGAGATCCACAGCGCGCAGCGGGCCATCGAATCCCTCGCCGACCAGATCAGGGATCAGAGCGCTCAGATCGATCAGCTCACCGACAAGATCCACGACATCGATCGACGACTCCACCGAGCACAGAACCTCGACAAGACACGCCCGGCAATGGAAACTCAACTCGCCGACACCGACGACCGCCTCGGCGACGACCGACGCAACCGCAGCCGTGGCATCCGACGCGAACAACCCCAACGCATCACCGAAAGCCTCGGCCAACGACCCGCCGGAGGAGAACCTGCAAACGCCTGGGACCTGGCCGCCGGACAACTCGACCAGCACCAGACCGCCTTCGGCCTCGAACAAGGACTCGGCCCCGCGCGCGGCCCGCGACTCCCCCTCGGGTTCATCCACAGCCGCGGCCTCGTCGAAGACGCCAACCGAGGCCTCGACCAAGCAGTCAGCCGGCAACAACAGACCGCACGCGAGATCGAGGGACCAGCACTCGGAATCGGACGATGA
- a CDS encoding alpha-hydroxy acid oxidase: MTDRRIPRPREFAELLRFQRPTLDRTAARLSRAHTIADLRGIAQRVTPRAPFDYADGAAEAELSLARARQAFEDIEFHPSILRDVAGVDTSCTVAGASSALPFGIAPTGFTRMLHTAGERAGAAAAGAAGIPFSLSTVGTATPEQVAEANPEGRNWFQLYMWKDRDRSLDVLHRAAASGFDTLLLTVDVPVGGARLRDRYNGLTIPPTLTGRTVLNAIPRVRWWTDFLTTEPIGFSTFTEFDGTVAELLDSMFDPTVDFDDLVWIKDQWPGRVVVKGVQTLADAKKCVDLGVDGVLLSNHGGRQLDRAPVPFHLLPAVVRELGTDTEVMIDTGIMSGADIVAAVALGARFTLVGRAYLYGLMAGGRAGVDRAIAILADEITRTMKLLGVRTLDELEPAHVTQLRRLVPVDPLL, encoded by the coding sequence ATGACCGACCGCCGAATCCCGCGACCCCGCGAGTTCGCCGAACTGTTGAGGTTCCAACGGCCGACGCTCGATCGGACCGCCGCCCGTCTCTCGCGCGCCCACACGATCGCAGATCTGCGAGGCATCGCGCAGCGGGTGACCCCGAGGGCGCCCTTCGACTACGCCGACGGCGCGGCCGAGGCCGAGCTCTCGCTCGCCCGGGCACGCCAGGCGTTCGAGGACATCGAGTTCCATCCGTCGATCCTGCGCGACGTCGCCGGTGTCGACACGTCGTGCACGGTCGCCGGAGCTTCATCGGCCCTGCCATTCGGTATCGCCCCGACCGGCTTCACCCGCATGTTGCACACCGCCGGCGAGCGTGCCGGCGCTGCCGCGGCCGGCGCCGCCGGCATCCCCTTCTCGCTCTCGACCGTCGGCACCGCCACCCCCGAGCAGGTCGCCGAGGCGAACCCCGAGGGTCGCAACTGGTTCCAGCTCTACATGTGGAAGGACCGGGACCGTTCGCTCGACGTGTTGCACCGCGCCGCTGCCTCCGGGTTCGACACGCTGCTGCTCACGGTCGACGTGCCCGTCGGTGGTGCACGGCTGCGCGATCGCTACAACGGGCTCACGATTCCGCCGACGCTGACCGGGCGCACCGTGCTCAACGCCATCCCTCGCGTGCGCTGGTGGACCGACTTCCTCACGACCGAGCCGATCGGTTTCTCGACCTTCACCGAGTTCGACGGCACCGTCGCCGAGTTGCTCGACTCGATGTTCGACCCGACCGTCGACTTCGACGACCTGGTGTGGATCAAGGACCAGTGGCCCGGCCGCGTCGTCGTGAAGGGTGTACAGACGCTCGCCGACGCGAAGAAGTGCGTCGACCTCGGCGTGGACGGCGTGCTGCTCTCCAACCACGGCGGTCGCCAACTGGATCGGGCGCCGGTGCCGTTCCACCTCCTGCCCGCCGTCGTGCGGGAGCTCGGCACCGACACCGAGGTGATGATCGACACCGGGATCATGTCGGGCGCCGACATCGTCGCCGCCGTCGCGCTCGGTGCCCGGTTCACCCTGGTCGGCCGCGCCTACCTCTACGGCCTCATGGCCGGCGGACGAGCGGGCGTCGACCGGGCCATCGCAATCCTCGCCGACGAGATCACCCGCACCATGAAACTGCTCGGCGTGCGCACACTCGACGAACTCGAACCAGCCCACGTCACCCAGCTGCGCCGGCTGGTTCCGGTGGACCCTCTTCTGTGA
- a CDS encoding DUF2784 domain-containing protein: MSTSMLVVARLAALSHLALIVVLIVGGPLGVRVPWIRRLHVGLAIPTALVFLAGAACPLTVAEKWFLQRAGRATYDGGFIDHYLVQPVHEPGITPTIAILIPLVWLVPTVYAYGVASRAGAETVHG; the protein is encoded by the coding sequence ATGTCCACCTCGATGCTCGTCGTGGCTCGCCTGGCGGCCCTCTCCCACCTGGCGCTGATCGTCGTCCTCATCGTGGGCGGACCGCTCGGGGTGCGCGTCCCGTGGATCCGCCGCCTCCACGTCGGCCTCGCGATCCCCACGGCGCTGGTCTTCCTCGCCGGCGCCGCGTGTCCGTTGACGGTGGCCGAGAAGTGGTTTCTCCAGCGTGCCGGCCGGGCCACCTACGACGGCGGCTTCATCGACCACTACCTCGTCCAGCCCGTCCACGAGCCGGGCATCACCCCGACGATCGCGATCCTCATCCCCCTCGTCTGGCTCGTTCCGACGGTCTACGCCTACGGCGTCGCGTCGCGAGCCGGCGCCGAGACGGTTCACGGCTGA